Genomic segment of Methanobacterium sp.:
ACAGAATAACTCCCATCATCATTTGTCAATGTTTCAGATACTAAAGTACCGTTTTGAAGGTGTACCTTTATTGAAGCATTTGCCAGTCCATTATTGGTAGAATTATCCAAAACTATAGTTAATTACGAAACTTATTTAACTGATTAATTACAGATATTCTTCTATGGCAGGGAAAAGCAAAATTAAAATTGAAAAGCATTTATCGATTAAAGAGTTGGATGAGATTATTTCTGGGCTTAAAATTGATGTTAAGGTTTATCAAAGGGCTATTTTTTTGAAAATGGTCATGCAAAAAAAGCCTATTTCACATGCAGCAGAATTTGTGGGTGTTACTAGAGAAACTGGATTCAATTGGCTGAAAAAATATAATGAAAAAGGTTTTGATGGTTTAATTCCCAAATATGGTG
This window contains:
- a CDS encoding helix-turn-helix domain-containing protein, whose translation is MDEIISGLKIDVKVYQRAIFLKMVMQKKPISHAAEFVGVTRETGFNWLKKYNEKGFDGLIPKYG